The proteins below are encoded in one region of Nitrosomonas ureae:
- a CDS encoding RusA family crossover junction endodeoxyribonuclease — translation MKIKTELQFVIPGQPVAKGRPKAAKRGDHITIYTPKKTVNYESLVAYAASIAMAGKNLMLKPIYLELDVRLPIPASWSATRKKKAVDGLIAATKKPDLDNLEKSVKDGMNGVVWHDDSLVVKVSKCKRYAEIPGVVVIVRELDLEVA, via the coding sequence GTGAAAATTAAAACTGAACTGCAATTTGTCATTCCAGGACAACCAGTAGCCAAAGGTAGACCAAAAGCTGCGAAAAGAGGCGATCACATAACAATCTACACGCCAAAGAAAACGGTAAATTATGAGAGCTTAGTTGCCTATGCAGCAAGCATAGCAATGGCAGGAAAAAACTTGATGTTAAAGCCTATATATCTTGAATTAGATGTGAGGCTACCAATACCTGCCTCATGGTCTGCTACGAGAAAGAAAAAGGCCGTGGATGGTTTGATAGCGGCCACCAAGAAACCAGACTTGGACAACCTTGAAAAATCGGTTAAAGACGGGATGAACGGTGTGGTTTGGCATGATGATTCGTTAGTTGTGAAAGTATCGAAGTGCAAGCGTTATGCCGAAATACCTGGTGTTGTTGTGATCGTGCGGGAATTGGATTTGGAGGTAGCGTGA
- a CDS encoding DNA methyltransferase: protein MVEKTVIKNATLLNIDCMEFMRTVPDKYFDLAVCDPPYFEGPNRSGYYGKGFSSLGVQRAKYYQECKSWAVPDREYFINLKRVSKNQIIWGANHFAGLFDSSSAGWIVWDKDNGKSSFADAELAYSSFHGAVRIFKYMWNGMHQGSFGGDVRKNDKRIHPTQKPVPLYEWLLTNYAKPGQKILDTHGGSMSSVIAANNMGFGITCCELDPDYFKTACERVSKYAQQERLFA, encoded by the coding sequence ATGGTGGAAAAAACAGTAATTAAAAACGCAACGCTTCTGAATATTGACTGCATGGAATTTATGCGGACGGTGCCGGATAAGTATTTTGATTTAGCGGTGTGCGATCCACCATATTTTGAGGGTCCAAACAGATCAGGTTATTACGGAAAAGGTTTTTCCAGCTTAGGCGTTCAAAGAGCAAAGTATTACCAAGAATGTAAAAGCTGGGCGGTACCAGATCGGGAATATTTCATTAACCTGAAACGAGTGAGCAAAAACCAAATTATTTGGGGTGCAAATCATTTTGCAGGATTATTTGATTCAAGTTCGGCAGGCTGGATTGTTTGGGATAAGGATAACGGCAAATCGAGCTTTGCAGATGCTGAGCTCGCTTATTCATCCTTTCATGGTGCTGTCCGGATATTTAAGTATATGTGGAATGGTATGCATCAAGGTTCATTTGGTGGCGATGTTCGTAAAAACGATAAACGGATTCATCCGACACAGAAACCGGTACCGCTTTATGAATGGTTGCTTACTAACTATGCCAAGCCAGGGCAAAAAATTCTCGACACTCACGGTGGCTCAATGTCATCCGTGATCGCAGCAAATAATATGGGATTTGGAATAACTTGCTGCGAGCTTGATCCGGATTACTTTAAAACGGCATGTGAAAGGGTATCGAAGTATGCGCAGCAAGAAAGATTGTTTGCGTGA
- a CDS encoding DUF7352 domain-containing protein encodes MKKIWKYEFTRNELNEMIPSGAEILDVQIQEGLICAWFLVDTSNDKYMRKLRIYLTGEELPMSIGKHVSTLQAHGLVYHVFDMGG; translated from the coding sequence ATGAAGAAAATATGGAAATATGAATTTACTCGCAACGAGTTGAACGAGATGATCCCTAGTGGTGCTGAGATTCTTGATGTGCAGATACAGGAAGGATTAATTTGCGCATGGTTTCTTGTTGATACATCAAACGATAAATACATGAGGAAATTACGTATTTATCTAACCGGTGAGGAATTGCCAATGTCCATAGGAAAGCATGTATCAACTTTGCAAGCGCATGGATTGGTTTATCACGTCTTTGATATGGGTGGGTAG
- a CDS encoding DUF1643 domain-containing protein produces the protein MTTVKTGCIFSPCRTYRYTLWRNWIGGAGYAMFIGLNPSTADELQDDPTVRRCINFSKEWGFSALCMTNIFGYRATDPQVMKAVDDPVGPENDEMLIDVAKNAGVIIAAWGTHGVHHRRAEKVKLILGDKLMCLRLTKGGHPAHPLYLPKNLKPISFNTKFMDGMEALGK, from the coding sequence ATGACCACAGTTAAAACCGGCTGCATATTCTCACCATGTCGCACCTACCGATACACCTTATGGCGTAACTGGATAGGGGGTGCCGGGTATGCAATGTTTATCGGTTTGAATCCCTCAACGGCTGACGAATTGCAAGACGATCCAACGGTGAGACGGTGCATTAATTTCTCGAAGGAATGGGGTTTTTCTGCATTGTGCATGACCAATATTTTTGGGTACCGGGCAACTGATCCGCAAGTCATGAAAGCCGTCGATGATCCAGTAGGACCGGAGAACGATGAAATGCTCATCGATGTAGCCAAGAATGCCGGCGTGATTATAGCGGCATGGGGAACGCACGGCGTACATCATAGACGTGCGGAAAAAGTGAAGCTGATATTAGGTGATAAATTGATGTGCTTGAGATTGACAAAGGGAGGCCATCCGGCGCATCCGCTTTATTTGCCGAAGAATTTAAAGCCTATTTCATTCAACACCAAATTTATGGATGGTATGGAGGCTTTGGGTAAATGA